The Desulfomicrobium orale DSM 12838 genome includes a window with the following:
- the moaA gene encoding GTP 3',8-cyclase MoaA yields the protein MLTDPHGRNVSYLRLSITDRCNLRCLYCRPEEWVFIPHEDILTFEEMIELAQAAQSAGVEKLRLTGGEPFVRKGFLSFVERLHTTCPGLDLRITTNGTLLADRVRALTGAGVNRVNISLDTLSREKFRTITGVDGYGRVRAAIEACLAGGIRVKLNVVAVKGVNDDELPEFVDFARTHDLDVRFIEFMPIGRHSRWNRDNYWPAEEILAAVKRLVELDAEARTSRNGGPARMYRIAGSGGRIGVISAVSNHFCATCNRFRVTSDGKLRACLFSDAETDLRAVLRDPGHTEDDLLALFRKAGRDKPLGYELLRARGKNAVCGRVMTAIGG from the coding sequence ATGCTGACCGATCCCCATGGCCGCAACGTGAGCTACCTGCGTCTGAGCATCACGGACCGCTGCAATCTGCGATGTCTGTACTGTCGGCCCGAGGAATGGGTTTTCATCCCCCATGAGGATATTCTGACCTTCGAGGAGATGATCGAACTGGCCCAGGCCGCGCAGAGCGCCGGAGTGGAAAAGCTCCGTCTGACCGGCGGCGAGCCATTCGTCCGCAAGGGGTTCCTGTCCTTTGTGGAACGCCTGCACACTACCTGTCCCGGTCTCGATCTGCGGATCACCACCAACGGCACGCTGCTGGCGGATCGCGTCAGAGCCCTGACCGGGGCGGGCGTGAACCGGGTCAATATCTCCCTGGACACGCTGAGCCGCGAAAAATTCCGGACCATCACCGGCGTGGACGGATACGGCCGGGTCAGGGCGGCCATCGAAGCCTGTCTGGCCGGGGGAATACGCGTGAAGCTGAATGTGGTCGCCGTGAAAGGCGTCAATGACGATGAACTGCCGGAATTCGTGGATTTCGCCCGGACCCACGACCTGGATGTGCGCTTCATCGAATTCATGCCCATCGGCCGCCATTCGCGCTGGAACCGGGATAATTACTGGCCGGCGGAGGAAATTCTCGCCGCCGTGAAGCGGCTGGTGGAATTGGATGCGGAAGCCCGCACTTCCCGTAACGGCGGACCGGCCAGAATGTACCGCATTGCCGGAAGCGGTGGGAGAATCGGCGTCATCTCCGCCGTGAGCAACCATTTCTGCGCCACATGCAACCGGTTCCGGGTCACCTCCGACGGAAAGCTGCGGGCCTGTCTTTTTTCCGACGCGGAAACGGACTTGCGGGCCGTGCTGCGCGACCCCGGCCATACGGAAGACGATCTGCTGGCCCTGTTTCGCAAGGCAGGGCGGGACAAGCCCCTGGGTTACGAACTGCTCCGGGCGCGCGGAAAAAACGCGGTCTGCGGCAGGGTCATGACGGCTATCGGCGGCTGA
- a CDS encoding NFACT RNA binding domain-containing protein — protein MDATVFRFVAREAAGKIRGARLEKVFAPFPACWTFDLGQPGFLVVHAGKPDPFLLLSSAKPENPLQPDARAMWLRKRLRGRRVLDAVSDWPGRRMALALSPGEGSWLMLSLSEPPQLTDSLPPDFGREPEIPALEEILDNPEIWKTYPHVTPPLRRRLQVISRDEGETLLQEFRDGSSRTFYAGMDGGRMCVRLWPVSGGLVFESALDAADYACTRTLADMIRARTGEDAAASRAGKRLRRALGRLEEDERRLKTMLAGREQAQWLRAGLHALPKDARLSETLVILHGGEERTVALDPALTVRENMDRLFARAAKGERGLAQVAARRKMLLDAPLEDDSPVPVTETTTLAAKTAVPARFRDIKAAVYRSSDGFLMFRGRSAKANHQLLTRAASPFDYWLHAQNGPGAHVIVKRDFPAQEVPESTIGEAAALAALASHLKMAGCGDVLLCLVKDVRTIKGAAMGMADVRKVLRTVRAVIEPGLEQKLEIKT, from the coding sequence GTCGTGCATGCGGGCAAACCCGATCCCTTTCTGCTCCTTTCCTCCGCGAAGCCGGAAAACCCTCTCCAGCCGGATGCGCGGGCCATGTGGCTGCGCAAGCGTCTGCGCGGACGGCGTGTGCTCGACGCCGTTTCAGACTGGCCCGGACGGCGCATGGCTCTGGCCCTGTCGCCGGGTGAGGGTTCATGGCTGATGCTGAGTCTTTCCGAGCCGCCGCAACTGACGGACAGCCTGCCGCCGGACTTCGGCCGCGAACCAGAGATTCCCGCCCTGGAAGAAATCCTGGACAATCCGGAAATCTGGAAAACCTATCCGCATGTCACCCCGCCCCTGCGCCGCCGTCTGCAGGTCATTTCCCGCGATGAAGGAGAAACGCTGCTTCAGGAATTCCGGGACGGAAGTTCCCGCACCTTTTACGCCGGAATGGACGGCGGCCGGATGTGCGTCCGGCTCTGGCCCGTGAGCGGCGGACTAGTTTTCGAGAGTGCTCTGGACGCGGCGGATTATGCCTGCACACGCACTCTGGCGGACATGATCCGGGCGCGGACAGGAGAAGACGCCGCCGCCAGCCGGGCCGGAAAACGTTTGCGCCGCGCGCTGGGCAGGCTGGAAGAAGACGAGAGGCGTCTGAAAACCATGCTTGCCGGAAGAGAACAGGCTCAATGGCTGCGGGCCGGGCTGCACGCCCTGCCCAAGGACGCCCGGCTGTCCGAGACGCTGGTGATCCTGCACGGCGGGGAAGAACGGACAGTCGCCCTGGATCCGGCCCTGACCGTGCGCGAAAACATGGACCGGCTTTTCGCCCGCGCGGCCAAAGGCGAACGCGGTCTGGCCCAGGTCGCGGCCCGCCGGAAAATGCTTCTGGACGCGCCGCTGGAAGACGACTCGCCGGTGCCCGTGACAGAAACGACCACACTGGCAGCCAAAACGGCGGTCCCCGCGCGTTTTCGGGACATCAAGGCGGCCGTATACCGCTCCTCGGACGGCTTTCTGATGTTCCGCGGCCGGAGCGCCAAGGCCAATCACCAGCTTCTGACCAGGGCGGCCAGCCCGTTCGATTACTGGCTGCACGCTCAAAACGGTCCCGGAGCCCATGTCATCGTCAAACGCGATTTTCCCGCGCAGGAAGTGCCCGAGAGCACCATCGGAGAGGCGGCGGCCCTGGCGGCCCTGGCCAGCCACCTGAAAATGGCGGGCTGCGGCGACGTGCTGCTGTGCTTGGTCAAGGATGTGCGGACCATCAAAGGCGCGGCCATGGGAATGGCCGACGTGCGCAAAGTGCTGCGCACGGTGCGCGCCGTCATCGAACCCGGACTGGAACAGAAGCTCGAAATCAAAACCTGA